A part of Microbulbifer sp. MI-G genomic DNA contains:
- a CDS encoding TolC family protein, which translates to MDFFHALFAGVTCRRVAWPFVVAILYLPAQAVLAQKGELLTLPDAIARMLAQNPELAVFPLQRKKLAGDARMADLRPAFDFRFETERKHFGGDEPDEAPDPEDAAANELELVVALSSVVELGGKRQMRVDVVSAQLDVLIAEEQARALDLLGEVIRRYAQVLAAEELVVLAKERVSFARDTLKIVNERVLAAASPASERMRAEATLAKAVLAEQSERNMLVYRKYALSALWGQPGQAFEVDARALYRFAPGASFEELYARAQENPAIARFASEERLQASQLRLVQAKSSPDLGWYAGILINRAVDETTALAGFNLPLFTAKRNRGALIGAEAELEAVALRRKAALLQLYPQLYLAVTGRKQALDTVIMLQGSVIPSLRQALGEVKRAYRRGRDSYTDLIAAREMLLNAERSRIEAARSVLLYGAEIEQLTARPLGPLGLESRQ; encoded by the coding sequence ATGGATTTTTTCCACGCGCTCTTTGCGGGCGTGACCTGCCGCCGAGTCGCCTGGCCGTTCGTAGTGGCCATTTTGTATTTGCCTGCGCAGGCTGTGCTTGCGCAAAAGGGGGAACTGCTGACACTGCCGGATGCGATTGCGCGGATGCTGGCGCAAAATCCGGAACTCGCCGTTTTTCCATTACAGAGAAAAAAACTGGCTGGCGACGCGCGAATGGCGGACTTGCGCCCTGCCTTCGACTTCAGGTTTGAGACAGAACGCAAGCATTTCGGCGGTGATGAACCGGATGAGGCGCCCGATCCCGAGGACGCCGCCGCAAATGAGCTGGAGCTGGTGGTGGCGTTGTCTTCAGTGGTTGAGCTGGGCGGCAAGCGCCAGATGCGTGTCGATGTGGTCAGCGCCCAGCTCGATGTGTTGATTGCCGAAGAACAGGCCAGGGCACTGGATCTGCTCGGCGAAGTGATCCGTCGCTATGCGCAGGTGCTCGCTGCCGAGGAACTGGTGGTACTCGCCAAAGAGAGGGTCTCATTTGCACGGGACACACTGAAGATTGTCAATGAGCGGGTACTTGCTGCGGCCAGTCCCGCTTCAGAGCGCATGCGCGCAGAGGCCACGCTGGCCAAAGCGGTTCTGGCCGAGCAGTCCGAGCGGAACATGCTGGTTTACCGCAAGTACGCGCTGTCTGCGCTATGGGGGCAACCGGGGCAGGCATTCGAGGTGGATGCCCGCGCGCTATACCGCTTTGCACCCGGTGCCAGCTTTGAGGAACTGTATGCCCGTGCACAGGAGAACCCGGCGATCGCCCGCTTTGCTTCCGAGGAGCGACTGCAGGCATCGCAACTGCGCCTGGTCCAGGCCAAATCCAGCCCTGATCTGGGCTGGTACGCCGGTATTCTAATCAACAGGGCGGTGGACGAAACAACGGCACTGGCGGGCTTTAACCTGCCTTTGTTTACTGCCAAACGCAACCGGGGTGCCCTGATTGGTGCCGAGGCGGAACTGGAAGCCGTGGCACTGCGTCGAAAAGCCGCGCTGTTGCAACTCTATCCACAACTTTACCTCGCCGTTACCGGCCGCAAGCAGGCCCTCGACACCGTAATCATGCTGCAGGGTTCCGTCATCCCGAGCCTTCGCCAGGCACTGGGGGAGGTGAAACGCGCCTACCGCCGCGGGCGGGATTCCTATACCGATCTGATTGCCGCGCGGGAGATGCTGCTCAATGCGGAGCGCTCTCGGATTGAGGCAGCGCGATCTGTGCTGCTGTACGGTGCGGAGATCGAACAACTGACCGCGAGGCCGCTTGGGCCTCTGGGCTTGGAAAGCCGTCAATAA
- a CDS encoding zf-HC2 domain-containing protein, with protein MSESQERSLKVREQARLGLHLAMCTPCRNFGKQLKILRRISKSYVKGGPEDTKK; from the coding sequence ATGTCTGAATCTCAGGAACGCAGCCTGAAAGTGCGTGAGCAGGCCCGGCTCGGGTTGCATTTGGCGATGTGCACACCATGCCGGAATTTTGGCAAACAATTGAAAATACTGCGTCGAATCAGTAAATCCTATGTGAAAGGCGGGCCTGAGGACACCAAAAAATAG
- a CDS encoding RNA polymerase factor sigma-70 has translation MSDHLTPDTSSGSSAQASLQSSQFLVDLRQQMLRFARLQLQDVQLAEDAVQEALMGALKNSRSFSGYSALKTWVFAILKNKIADILRQRRRFVDADQLVRGDREAHNHDELFDQTDHWQKSERPKKWVDPESAIYDKHFWRIFEACLSHLPARQAQIFMMREFIELESHEICASAEISVSNLNVTLHRARLRLRECLEDNWFGVEG, from the coding sequence TTGAGCGACCACCTTACCCCTGACACCTCTTCTGGATCAAGTGCGCAAGCATCCCTGCAAAGTTCACAGTTCCTTGTGGATTTACGCCAGCAGATGCTGCGATTTGCCCGCCTGCAACTGCAAGACGTCCAACTGGCGGAAGATGCTGTGCAGGAGGCTTTGATGGGGGCTTTGAAGAACTCCCGCAGCTTTAGCGGCTATTCGGCACTGAAGACCTGGGTATTTGCAATCCTTAAGAACAAGATTGCGGATATCTTGCGACAGCGCCGGCGCTTTGTCGATGCAGACCAGCTGGTACGGGGGGATAGGGAGGCGCACAATCACGATGAACTGTTTGATCAGACTGACCACTGGCAAAAGAGCGAGCGCCCGAAGAAATGGGTTGATCCCGAGTCGGCAATATATGACAAGCATTTCTGGCGAATCTTTGAAGCTTGTCTCAGCCATCTTCCCGCACGCCAGGCACAGATTTTTATGATGCGGGAGTTCATAGAACTGGAGAGCCACGAAATATGTGCTTCGGCAGAAATTTCCGTGAGCAACCTGAACGTGACACTCCATCGCGCTCGATTGCGTTTGCGCGAATGTCTTGAAGATAACTGGTTTGGCGTGGAGGGTTGA
- a CDS encoding hydrolase, giving the protein MTEKFSPATGLGNCHLQTVFGRFHRPSPWIGTECRWYETPDGDCLALHAPHFLEDDPSSPLVLVLHGLEGSVASPYVQGLMASLLERQFQVAVMHFRGCGGVPNRLPRAYHSGDSEDPRWLVGQLQEAFPSTPIMVVGYSLGGNVLLKMLGEDGACSRIVAAVAVSSPMDLHACSRRINTGLSKLYQRHLLGCLRMTLRQKAADPGMAAALPNVDDGASFVNFRRFDHVFTAPLHGFRSVDDYYTQASSKPLLRDIRVPTLIINAIDDPFVCPSAIPSQREVSSAVRLGVSERGGHVGFVSGSLWQPTYWLEETIPRFLCSVIGGNPRVRLP; this is encoded by the coding sequence ATGACGGAGAAGTTTTCACCCGCCACAGGCCTTGGCAATTGCCATCTGCAAACAGTTTTTGGCCGGTTCCACCGCCCCTCCCCCTGGATAGGCACCGAATGTCGGTGGTATGAAACCCCCGACGGCGATTGCCTTGCACTGCATGCCCCCCACTTTCTGGAAGATGACCCCTCCTCCCCATTGGTATTGGTACTGCACGGATTGGAAGGGTCAGTTGCGTCGCCTTATGTCCAGGGCTTGATGGCATCTCTGCTGGAGCGTCAGTTCCAGGTTGCGGTGATGCATTTCCGCGGCTGTGGCGGGGTCCCCAACCGTTTGCCCCGTGCTTACCACAGTGGGGACAGTGAAGACCCGCGCTGGTTGGTTGGCCAATTGCAGGAAGCGTTTCCCTCCACACCCATTATGGTTGTCGGCTATTCCCTGGGTGGCAATGTGCTGCTCAAGATGCTGGGGGAGGATGGGGCCTGCAGCAGAATTGTAGCTGCGGTAGCGGTGTCTTCACCGATGGACCTGCACGCCTGCAGCCGCCGGATCAATACCGGGTTGTCGAAATTATACCAGCGCCACCTGCTGGGCTGTCTGCGGATGACCCTCAGGCAGAAGGCGGCGGATCCCGGTATGGCAGCGGCCCTGCCGAATGTGGATGACGGAGCCAGTTTCGTCAATTTCCGGCGTTTTGATCATGTGTTTACCGCGCCTCTGCACGGGTTCCGCAGTGTGGATGACTATTATACCCAGGCCTCCAGCAAGCCCCTGTTGAGAGATATTCGCGTACCGACACTGATCATCAACGCAATTGATGATCCCTTTGTATGCCCTTCGGCCATTCCCTCCCAGCGGGAGGTCAGTTCGGCGGTGCGACTTGGGGTGTCGGAGCGGGGAGGACATGTGGGTTTTGTCAGTGGCAGTCTGTGGCAACCAACCTACTGGCTCGAAGAGACGATCCCCCGCTTCCTCTGTTCGGTGATCGGGGGAAATCCCCGTGTAAGGCTGCCATAA
- a CDS encoding methyltransferase domain-containing protein: protein MHEIVQDYYGRQLKGTSDLKTDACCDASAVPAWLKPLLANIHPDVLSRYYGCGLVCPPLLEGCRVLDLGCGSGRDVYLLSQLVGASGEVVGVDMTDEQLDIAQRYCAHHAETFGYSNVAFLHGYIEQLADLDLSPGSFDVIVSNCVVNLSTDKGAVLRGLYRLLKEGGEFYFSDVYADRRVPATLRSDPELFGECLGGALYWNDFLTLAQDSGFRDSRLVESRPLAVTNPTLSERCGSVGFYSATYRLFKLAQLEKDCEDYGQAVIYRGTIATSPDKFTLDEHHIIEKGRVFPVCGNTWRMLADTRLAPHFDFIGDFSQHYGIFPGCGRDMPFGSRGVQDAGSGSQCC, encoded by the coding sequence ATGCACGAAATTGTACAGGATTACTACGGACGCCAACTGAAAGGCACCTCGGACCTGAAAACCGATGCCTGCTGCGATGCCAGTGCCGTACCCGCCTGGCTCAAACCGCTGCTGGCAAACATTCACCCGGATGTTCTGTCACGCTACTACGGCTGTGGACTTGTGTGCCCGCCTTTGTTGGAGGGCTGTCGGGTGTTGGATCTGGGTTGTGGTTCCGGTCGCGATGTGTACCTGCTGTCGCAATTGGTGGGGGCTTCCGGTGAAGTGGTTGGCGTAGACATGACCGATGAACAACTGGACATAGCCCAGCGCTATTGTGCGCACCACGCCGAAACTTTCGGTTACAGCAACGTCGCTTTCCTGCACGGGTACATCGAACAGCTGGCGGATCTCGACCTGTCCCCCGGCAGTTTCGACGTCATCGTATCCAATTGCGTCGTGAACCTGTCCACCGACAAAGGCGCAGTGCTGCGCGGTTTGTACCGGCTGCTGAAGGAAGGGGGCGAATTTTATTTCTCTGATGTCTATGCAGACCGGCGAGTACCCGCCACCCTGCGCTCGGATCCGGAGCTCTTTGGTGAGTGCCTGGGCGGTGCCCTCTATTGGAATGACTTCCTGACCCTGGCGCAGGATAGTGGCTTCCGGGATAGCCGACTGGTGGAGAGCCGCCCACTGGCAGTAACCAACCCCACCCTCTCCGAGCGCTGTGGCTCTGTGGGCTTCTACTCCGCCACCTATCGCCTGTTTAAGCTGGCACAGCTCGAGAAGGACTGCGAGGACTATGGCCAGGCGGTGATCTACAGAGGCACTATCGCCACCAGCCCAGACAAATTCACCCTTGACGAGCACCATATTATCGAGAAAGGCAGGGTTTTTCCCGTGTGTGGCAATACCTGGAGGATGCTGGCCGATACGCGACTGGCCCCGCACTTTGATTTTATCGGCGACTTTTCCCAACACTATGGGATCTTCCCCGGGTGCGGTCGCGACATGCCATTTGGCAGCAGAGGCGTTCAGGACGCCGGGTCAGGGAGCCAGTGCTGCTGA